The segment GTTTGTTTTTGGTATTGGATCCCGGACTCTCGATAGTTGCGGTCAGCAATGCGTATCTTGCCGCTACCAAGACCGAACGGGAGGCGATATTAGGTCGCGGAGTATTCGACGTATTTCCCGACAATCCATCCGATCCCACTGCAACGGGTGTGAGCAATCTACGCGATTCATTGAAAAGGGTATTGGAAGATAAGGCTCCGAATTCCATGGCGGTCCAAAAATACGATATTCAACTTCCCGAATCGGAAGGTGGAGGCTTCGAGGAGAAATACTGGAGTCCCGTCAATTCGCCGGTTTTGGATTCTTCCGGAAACCTGATCTATATTATACATCGAGTGGAGGACGTGACCGAATTCGTTAAACTCAAGGATTTAGGAAATCAGCAAAATCGGCTAGCGGAGGAGCTATTGTCCCGAACGGCTTCGATGGAATCGGAAATCTATCTAAGGGCGCAAGAAGTTCAAAAGGCAAACAAACAATTACTGCACTTTAACGAGGAGTTATCTCAAAGAGAAAAAGAACTTCAGCAATTGTATAAACGATTGAACGAAATGAATCAGTTGAAATCCCAATTTTTTGCGAACGTAAGCCATGAATTGCGAACTCCATTGACATTGATACTTGCACCTATTCGAAAGTTATTGAATAAGAACGACCTCCCTGATAAATATCGATCCGATTTGGAAGTGGTCGAAAGGAACGCGCAAACCTTGTTAAAACACGTTAATGATTTGCTCGACGTGTCGAAAGTGGAAGCCGGTAAAATGAACGTCGAATATTCGGAAATCGATTTATCCAAGTTGCTACAAAGAGTCGCTTCCCATTTCGATTCAGTCGCCAAAGAAAAGTCCATTTCATATTTCGTAGAAGGCCCTAACATTCTATCGGCACAAGTCGATCCGGCAAAAGTCGAAAGAATCCTGCTAAATCTTCTCTCCAACGCTTTCAAATTCGTACCGGCGGGCGGAAAAGTAAACTGTCTTTTAAACGCGAAAGAAGATTTTGCTAATATTATAGTTTCGGATAACGGACCGGGAGTCCCGGATTCGCTTCGCGATGCGATATTCGAGAGATTCCGCCAAGTGAACAATGGAGACACTCGATCATTCGGAGGAACGGGTCTCGGGCTTTCGATTGTAAAGGACTTCGTGGATCTACACGGAGGAAGAATCTCGGTATCGGAAAATTCCGGAGGAGGAGCTCTTTTTGACATTCGGATACCGTTAAAAGCCCCGACTTCCTCTTTCGTTTCAACGGACAAATATAGCGAAATTTCGGAAGCTACCGTATTAGGAACGCTACAGGAATTTAGGCGTCTTTCAGAAATAGAAGGAACGGGAGTCGTAAATCGAAATCTTCCTCACGTTCTAGTCGTTGAAGATAATTCCGAAATGAGAGAATATATCTATGAAACTTTGAAAGCGGAATTCAACGTAAGCTTGGCAGTGAACGGGAAAGACGGGTTGGAAAAAGCAATCCAACTTGTTCCTGATCTCATAATTACCGACGTAATGATGCCCATTATGAGCGGAGAGGATATGGTTCGCGAATTGCGCACCGTGCCCGATTTGATGAAAACTCCGATTCTTCTCGTAAGCGCGAAGACGGAGGACACTCTACGAATTCGTTTATTGCAGGACGGTGGTCAGGACTATTTACTTAAACCCTTTGCTCCCGAAGAGTTGCTAGCAAGGGCGAGGAATTTTATTAAGCTAAAAAAATCTGTCGATGATTTAGAGAATCTGAATAAAGAACTGGAAGCGTTTAGCTTTTCAATTTCACACGATTTGCGAGCGCCCATTCGAGGGATAGAAGGTGTCGCTCGATTTGTTTTAGAAGATTATTCAAGCGTGTTGGATGCGGAAGGTTTGCGGATGGTAAATGTGATAATATCCACTGCGGCGCATATGGCCAACCTTGTAGACGACTTGCTCTCCTTCCATAAAGTTACGAAATTAGAGGCTAAATTTCGAAATATTAATATGCTAGATTTGGTAAAGGAAGTTATTGCAACCGTAAAAAATGTTTATCCAAATACTGAATATGATTTAAATATCGAAGAATTACCCGCCGCTTTTGGAGACTTATCTATGATCCGTCAAGTCTGGGTAAATCTTATCTCAAACGCTTTTAAATACGCCTCTAAAAAAGAAAAACCTAAAATTCGAGTCGGTTGTCGGCGAGGATTGCGAGAAGATACTTATTTTGTAAAGGATAACGGCGCCGGATTCAATGATAAATACTCCGATAGACTGTTCAAAGTTTTCCAGCGCTTGCATTCGAATCAGGATTTCGAAGGCACTGGAGTAGGCTTAGCCATTGTAGAGCGTATTATTCGACGTCACGGCGGAAAGGTTCAAGCCGAAGGTGTCGTAAATCAAGGCGCTACGTTTTACTTTACTCTTCCGAAGATCGCGTAAAATTTCGTGAAATTCTAAAGTTTTCCGGTCGTTTTAGCAGGATAGGTTTCACTTCTGGATCCTGTGCGCTTTTCTCGCTTTATTTCTAAGAAATTGACCTTTTGTTATTTTTAAAGAATTTCGCAAATTCCGATTCAATTTCTTCTTTCTTGACTGTTGACTTCGGTAGAGGATATAGTCGGGTAAACGGAAATGTTAGACGAACAACGAAATTGCTTAACTGATCCTCAGTCCCGGTCGGCAAATTTCCGGGCGTCATTCTTACTCCTGATAGCCTTTTTTGTATTCTTTGATTGTAACCAGGCAAAACCGTTAAGCGTGGATATGAGCCATGGAAGCGGATTTTTATTGTCGCTTATACTTGGAAATATTTCGACAAACTCCGGAGCCGGATGTGCGATTCCAAGTCTTTCCACCGGGGAAAATGCGACTGTCGTTCTCGGTCAGACCGACTTTGTCAGCAGCGGATTCGGCGCCGGCGTCTCTCAATTGCATTATCCGGAAGGAATGACTCATGACTCTAAAGGCGGTGTCTGGGTTTCAGATACGCTAAATCAAAGGGTCGTACATTATCCGTCGCCGGTCGCGTCCGGAGGGTCACCTGACATAGTTTTAGGCGGTACTTTTGGAACCGGCTTGAATCAATTCAATAATCCTCAAGCTGTAGCTGTCGATTCTGCAGGCGGTATATGGGTGGCCGACTACTTGAATCATCGCATTCTACATTTTCCAAGCGGAGTTGCCACCGGCGGAAGCGCCGATATAGTGATTGGAACAAGCGGAGTTTCCGGAGTCAGTACTACACTATTATATAGTCCAAGAGGAGTTGCGGTCGAGGCGTCAGGCGGGTTATGGGTTGCCGACAGCGGGAATAATCGAATACTACATTTCTCCACGCCATTAACCAATGGAAAGGCTGCCGATTTAGTGCTCGGTCAAACGAGCTTTACGTCAGGAGGAACCACCAGTGCGACGGTATCTACTCTAGCGAATCCCAATTCAGTAACGGTGGATTCGGGCGGAGGGATTTGGGTTTCGGATACTAGCTATCACCGAACCCTGCATTTTGCATCTCCATTTGCAAATGACATGAATGCGGATACCGTTTTAGGGCAATCGACGTTTGGAAGTTCCACACCTTCGACTTCTCAAAGCGGACTATGGGCGCCAACAGGATTATCTATGGATGCTAACGGTGGACTTTGGGTTGCCGACTATGGGAATAGAAGAGCCATTCACTTCTCTCCTCCGTTTGCGAACGGAAAGAACGGAGACAATGTATTAGGTGAACCGAACTATACGTCCAACAACGCCGGTAACACCGTCTCGGCGGCCTTGATGGGTGGGCCGAATGCTCTTACAGTTTCTCCCTGCGGCCAACTCTGGGTGACCGATTATAGTGATCACCGAGTTCTTTACTACCCCTAAGAATCGTATTACGCGAAACACACGGTCCCCCCTTGGGAAGCTTTACGATTGCAATCTGAAAAAAAAAAAGCCAGTGGGAGTTCCTACAGACTTTCAAAGGGAAAATGGATTGTAATAAAATCAATTTTGTGAAATGCAGGCGGTACCGCCGCTTCGCTCCGGCCCCCGCCCAGGAAGGGCGGGGTTCCAATACCACACAACAATTGCAAGTAACGATATGTTCGAAAGTTCTGACAGTTTATTTAGGAAATTAGAATTTTGCCTCTTTTGCGTACAATCACTTTATAAATTAATTTCTGGCTGAATCGAGCACAACAAGAGCCAAAATGAAGAAATCAAAAATGAACTCATAGGTTAAGCGGCGAACTGCAGTTTGGCGTGTCGGCTATACGTTGGAATACTCGTTCCTTTCTTCGAATGAAGTGAATTGTTTTCTTGATGAAATTGATATTTTATTCAAGTCTTCCTAATTCCGGTTGACATATTCTTCTTTGGTATATTGAGTAAGGCAAAAATGTTTCTGTATTCGAACGTCTTGCCGGTATAGATTTTGCAACATTCAATCTAGTCGATGTCGTTTCATATCGAAGTTTTTTAGTTTCATAAGCGAATCATCAACTTGTTTTGAAGTATAGAGAAGGATATTCGTGAACATGAATCAATTCAAACCGCTTGCATTAATTTTAGTAGCATTAATAATCGCACTTTCCTGCAAACCCAGGCACGATAACAAAGATAATTTGCTTGTCGCGCTCTTGGCAGCTTCAGCAACCCAATCAAATTGTACAACTACTCCTGTTCTAACTCTTGGAGAATCGGCAACCTTAGTCTTGGGTCAGTCGGGCTTCACAATGTCCGCTTCAGGAACCGCCCAAAATCAATTTAAACAACCATCGGGAATCGCCGTAGATTCTAAAGGCGGTCAATGGATTTCTGATGCTACGAATAATCGCGTACTACACTTCCCGAATGGGGTAGCAACCGGAGGTAACGCGGATGTTGTGCTGGGCCAGTCTAACTTTACCTCAAGCGGGCCCGGGACAACTCAAAGCACATTGACGACTCCGCAAGGATTAGCAGTCGATTCCAATGGTGGGCTTTGGGTAGTAGATTCTGGAAATCATAGAGTGCTTCATTTCCCGAGCGGGGTCGCAACAGGTGGGAACGCGGATTTAGTTATCGGTCAAGCTAACTATACGAGCGGGACAAACGCTACTACTCAAAGTAGATTGAGCTCTCCCCATGCTGTAGCGATCGATTCTGCGGGCGGGATTTGGATTTCCGACGGAGGAAATAATCGAGCTCTTCACTTCCCCAGCGGAATAGCGAGTGGAGGAAATGCGGATTTAGTTTTAGGTCAGTCGAATTACACGTCGGGAACCGGTGGAGTAACTGCTCAGAACGCCTTGAATGACCCTCGCGGATTGGCAGTGGATTTGAATGGAGGAATCTGGATTGTCGAATATGCAAATAATCGAGCTCTTCACTTCCCCAATGGAACAGCGAGCGGGGGGAATGCAGATCGAGTTCTCGGTCAGATCAATTATACGTCTAGTGCGGGTCAATTTACTCGTACGCAAATTTCCCTTTACCAACCCCAGGGTATTGCAGTCGACTCTAACGGTGGTATCTGGGTAGGCGATACTGGAAATTTACGAGTGCTTCATTATGCTAACGGAGTTGCCAATGGCGGGGGAGCGGACAAGGTTTTAGGGCAATCAGATTACACAAATATCGGAAAAACAGGGCCGACTGCCGATAGTGTTGGTGCCGCAGCGGTTCTTGCCCTAAGTTCTTGTGGCCAGCTTTGGGTAGGTGATACTACGAATACTCGGGTACTCTACTTTCCTTAGAGAAAATCAATTGCGAAAAAGCCATAAATGGATGGTCTTTCCATTTTGAGTTTGCTTTCTTTTAGAAATTGAACTCTTTTTCAGGACTTTAGCTTGAAAAAGAAAGTCTAATTTTGTAGAATTATTCTAAATTTAGAATAATTCTACACAGAAGGTGCTTATGAAACCAAATATTGGAATTCAGGATAAAGATAGGGACGCGATCAATAAAGGCCTACAAAGTCTTTTGGCGGATACATACTTCCTATATCTCAAGACTCATAATTATCATTGGAATGTTACGGGGCCATTATTTAACACCCTGCATCTAATGTTCATGACCCAATATACGGAGCTTTGGAATGCTCTGGATCTAGTCGCCGAAAGAATCCGATCTCTCGGATATCCTGCTCCGGGAACCTATAAGGCCTTTGCAAACCTAACTTCTTTGAAGGAGGAGGATGGGGTTCCAAAGGCGGAAGAGATGCTTAAAAATTTGGTAGAAGGGCATGAAGCAGTTATTCGAACTGCAAGGGGAATTCTTCCGGCGGCGGAATCCGGTGGGGACGAGGTGACAACGGATTTATTGACTCAACGTTTGCAAATTCACGAAAAAACGGCTTGGATGTTACGCAGTATGCTCGAGTAGAAAATAAAAGTCCGGTAGAGCGTAGCTGCGGAAAGGACTGAACGGAGAATAACGTTCAGTGCGGAACCCTTTCCAGAATATCCGTTTGTTCGCGACGGATATTCTTACCGGACGGTCAACGGACCTTAGAGTGTGAGGATATACTCTACCAAATCATCCACATCGTTAGTATTCTTAGTGCACCAAGGATGAGGGGCAGCCGGCATTCCTATCGGCGCTATCGTTCCTAATTCGTCGGGACCATATTCACGTCTCATCTTTTGATAATCCCAGTAATACCAATTATTATCTCCCGGAATCGATACAAAGTATTTATGCCTTTCGATAAATCGATTTCTCTTAACGCCGGTATCCGTATCGGTGGGCGATTTCGGAACTCTAAACACATCTCCTTTTCTATTATGGGCAGGGTACGGATCCGGGAAGTCGGGTCCGCCTAAAGCGGGTATCGAAGCATTATGGACCGTATAGTAGGAATTGTATAGCTGTGATCCCTCCGTGCATCGGTCAGGATTGACTAGATCCTCCAAGTTTCGAACATGACCGTCGGTCAGTAAGCCTCTGTGTTGAACCCAGTACATATCCCGTAAGAAAGTTGCTCGGATCGATTGTTGTTTTCGTTGATAAATGGTAGGAGTGAAAAATCTACCGACTTCGTTTAAACGAAACATCTTTTCGTTGGAGTTCAGGCCCACTTTATCGGTATGGCAACTTCCGCAATCCCGTTGAAAAATCGTCTTACCTCGATTGACTGCCGAAGTAACGCCCGAATACGATTCCCATCCGGTTTGTGCAAAGCTTCCTTCTCCGGGATCTCCTCCGACTTGGCCGTTTAGTTTTCCTTTATATTTTAACCAACGATATAATCCGACTTGCCGCAACGGACGATCATACTGATCGAGTTTAGTCATGTATGCAGTTAGTGCTTGAAGTTCATGAGCACGCATTGAGCCGGTGGATCCGTCAGGTTCCTCCGAATGTATATAAGAACCTTCGAATCCGACGTACGATTCCGTATGCGAGAGTGATCGTCTAATCCCCATATAATTGGTTACGTTAGGAATTGCGATCGGAGAGAATTGATAATCATTATCCGTTTCGCTGCCTTCTCCTTTTATCCGAATCAAGGCATGTTCTCCGGCGCCTTGAGGTAGTGAGTAAATGAGAATCGTCTTATCCACATCCTTAGTACCGGAGTCGAAAACAGGACCGGGTTCGCTTGCGATAACTCCTTTAAAATTTCCTAATAGAGACCATTTCAGGGACCATTTAGGATTCGGAAGTCCCGGTATCACTTTTGTAACTATGTTTCCCGGGGTAGCTTCGAAACTGACTCTATAACCGTGGCATGAAGCGCAGTTGAATCCTATCCATTCGCCTTTCCCGGTATAAGGATTGGAGGCTTCCGCATAACGATAGCCGGCCCAACCGCTGCTTCTGGTATTTCCTTTCAATAGCGGATCCGATCCCAAAAATCCGGGTATAGGAGTGGGTTGAGGGTACGGGTCGAAATAAACGTTATCGGTTGCTGCGGAAGGAACTTCGCCGGCATTGGCTTTGTTTGCCCCGAATAATAATGCGGGATCGGCGATATAACCCGTAACAGGATCGGTGGCTTGGTATCCGAAAATTTTACTCCAATCCAGATTCCGAATGATATGAGCGATACCGATATTAAAATCATAAGACCAAAAAATCTTTTCACCTAACGAGAATAATACTCCGAAACCCGGGTTATTGATGCTTACTGTCAATGGATCGGTGGCTTGAGCGTCGCTCAGGATTGAAACAACGTCGCAGGTTTGTTTAAAGCTTTCGTCGGTGATTCTTCTCGTTTGCGCATTGATTACATTGTGGGATTGTCCAGGTCTTAAAAGGGATTCGTTATATCCGATTCTCTTCTGAACCTGTACGATTAAGGGTCCGCTCGTAGTGTGTTCGGGAACGACAAATTGAATTTCAGTATCCGTCCAACTGACGATATACTTACCCCAGGTATCTTCGATAGCGTCTACCTCGAAATTTACCTGTTTGGCGACATCCAAGCGTTGTTCGTACATTGTCAGATCTGTTTCCAAGACTCTTGTATTCCCTATCATGATTTTAGAATAATCGATATCGGGTCCAGCGCCGAATCCGGTACCTTTCAAAGTGATAGTTTGACCGGGACTGAGCGTAGGAGGAGGAACCGGAATCGGGCTATTGGGTAGATTTTGCCAGGCAAGATTTCCGTTGATTAATAAAGATTGCAATTTCGGTTGTGGAAAGGAAGCGGCTGATACTACTCTAATTCCTTCGCGCAACGGATCGAAACTGCAAACTTCTTCTTGATTGGGGAATTCGGTAAAAATTCCCACGGGGCATCCGGCAGCTAAGGCAGTTAGGGCGATCAATGCCATCTTGAAGAATCCCTTTGCTTTTTTCACACTTCGCGTTTCCATCTAAAGCTCCACTTCGACGGTTGACTCGTCCGTCGATTCGTTACTGAAAGAAAGGATACTTCGGTATTCGAAAAGAGTCGTCCGACGGATAGAACTCGAACGTACGGATTATACTATTCGAACTGTTGTAATAAAAAAGATGTTTTAGAAATAAGTGAATTATAAGTGATTAATAAGAATTACTTTTGGTTCCAACTAATTCTTTTCATTTTTATAATGAAATAATAAGAAATAACCGCGTGGATCTAAGCGGTTTGAAAGTCAGAAAACTTGACAGATCGTTCTTTTTTTTTAAACTACCGATCATGTTAAATTATGGGTTGGGGGTTGCGATCATCTATTTTGGATCCGGACTTTCATTTCTACTCGCTTTCCAGCGCATTCTAACGCGACAAAAGGGGCGAGAGGATAGGCTGGCGACGGTTTTATTTGCAGCTTTAGGTATTATTCTATTTTCTTCGGGCAATGTCGTGAGAGAAGTGGACCAGACCTATCCACATTCTATTTTTCTATTGCTTACCTCTTTTTCAACAATCGGTCCCCTGACTCTTTTATACACGCATTCCCTCCTTTACCCTAATCAAGCGCTCGATCGCGACGTCCGATTGCATTTCATCGTTCCGGGGATTTTTCTGATCCTGGAGGTTTTTTTCTTTGCTAGACCGATTCCGGTGATAATCGAAGATTTAAAGGATTTTAGGACGATTCGATTTCGACATTACTTGGCCTTTTCGTTCCTGATAACTACCCTGCTAACTACGGGATATTTCTTAGTCCGTTATCGTATGTTATTAACCGTATTTTCCGTAAAGGAAATCCGCCCTCAAATCCGTTTTATTTTGACTTTAGCCACCGTTACGGTTTGCGCGATGTACTCTCTCATTTTCGGATTTATGGCAGGTTTGAATGGTCTCTTTGAAATCGGGGGAATGCTCGTTACACTAACCGTTATCTTGCTCTTTCTCGCCCCCGCTAGATATCCTAATTTTTTTGCGCCTTTGACGCGCGAAGTTCGCCGAAAAAAATACGAAAAATCCCTGTTAGTCGGATTGGATTTAGCCCTATTAGAGTTGCGAATGGATGAGTTGATGCGAGAAGGGAAATTGTACAGGGACCCGGATCTAACCCTGCATAGCCTTGCCGACGACCTGGAAATCAAGCCTTATCAGCTTACGGAATTTTTGAATGAACATTTACAAGTAGGCTTCTACAATTATATTAACCGGTTTCGAATCGATGAAGCCGTTGCCTTACTTTCGGAAAATCCCGAAAAGGACATTCTCTCTATATGTTATTTTGTCGGATTCAATTCGAAGTCTTCGTTTAATGATGCGTTTCGGAAGATGACGGGCAAAACGCCGAGCCAACTTCGTCGCACACGATTCGAGAAAAATAAAGTGTCACCCAAATCTCGGGTCGCGAAGCCTGTCGAACTTTAGGGTTGGAATTCCGTAAAAAGCAAGATCCAATTATCGCTGTTTCTGTCCTGCCAATCTTTCTCCGAATAAAATTTGCCTCCGACCAGGTCTAGAATCTTTTTCATATACGGTTCGCCTGGATCAAAATCTTGCGCGTCCAGGAAAATCGAACCTC is part of the Leptospira broomii serovar Hurstbridge str. 5399 genome and harbors:
- the lvrA gene encoding hybrid histidine kinase/response regulator LvrA, coding for MHSNPDFRLLFESIPGLFLVLDPGLSIVAVSNAYLAATKTEREAILGRGVFDVFPDNPSDPTATGVSNLRDSLKRVLEDKAPNSMAVQKYDIQLPESEGGGFEEKYWSPVNSPVLDSSGNLIYIIHRVEDVTEFVKLKDLGNQQNRLAEELLSRTASMESEIYLRAQEVQKANKQLLHFNEELSQREKELQQLYKRLNEMNQLKSQFFANVSHELRTPLTLILAPIRKLLNKNDLPDKYRSDLEVVERNAQTLLKHVNDLLDVSKVEAGKMNVEYSEIDLSKLLQRVASHFDSVAKEKSISYFVEGPNILSAQVDPAKVERILLNLLSNAFKFVPAGGKVNCLLNAKEDFANIIVSDNGPGVPDSLRDAIFERFRQVNNGDTRSFGGTGLGLSIVKDFVDLHGGRISVSENSGGGALFDIRIPLKAPTSSFVSTDKYSEISEATVLGTLQEFRRLSEIEGTGVVNRNLPHVLVVEDNSEMREYIYETLKAEFNVSLAVNGKDGLEKAIQLVPDLIITDVMMPIMSGEDMVRELRTVPDLMKTPILLVSAKTEDTLRIRLLQDGGQDYLLKPFAPEELLARARNFIKLKKSVDDLENLNKELEAFSFSISHDLRAPIRGIEGVARFVLEDYSSVLDAEGLRMVNVIISTAAHMANLVDDLLSFHKVTKLEAKFRNINMLDLVKEVIATVKNVYPNTEYDLNIEELPAAFGDLSMIRQVWVNLISNAFKYASKKEKPKIRVGCRRGLREDTYFVKDNGAGFNDKYSDRLFKVFQRLHSNQDFEGTGVGLAIVERIIRRHGGKVQAEGVVNQGATFYFTLPKIA
- a CDS encoding NHL repeat-containing protein, with product MLDEQRNCLTDPQSRSANFRASFLLLIAFFVFFDCNQAKPLSVDMSHGSGFLLSLILGNISTNSGAGCAIPSLSTGENATVVLGQTDFVSSGFGAGVSQLHYPEGMTHDSKGGVWVSDTLNQRVVHYPSPVASGGSPDIVLGGTFGTGLNQFNNPQAVAVDSAGGIWVADYLNHRILHFPSGVATGGSADIVIGTSGVSGVSTTLLYSPRGVAVEASGGLWVADSGNNRILHFSTPLTNGKAADLVLGQTSFTSGGTTSATVSTLANPNSVTVDSGGGIWVSDTSYHRTLHFASPFANDMNADTVLGQSTFGSSTPSTSQSGLWAPTGLSMDANGGLWVADYGNRRAIHFSPPFANGKNGDNVLGEPNYTSNNAGNTVSAALMGGPNALTVSPCGQLWVTDYSDHRVLYYP
- a CDS encoding NHL repeat-containing protein; amino-acid sequence: MNQFKPLALILVALIIALSCKPRHDNKDNLLVALLAASATQSNCTTTPVLTLGESATLVLGQSGFTMSASGTAQNQFKQPSGIAVDSKGGQWISDATNNRVLHFPNGVATGGNADVVLGQSNFTSSGPGTTQSTLTTPQGLAVDSNGGLWVVDSGNHRVLHFPSGVATGGNADLVIGQANYTSGTNATTQSRLSSPHAVAIDSAGGIWISDGGNNRALHFPSGIASGGNADLVLGQSNYTSGTGGVTAQNALNDPRGLAVDLNGGIWIVEYANNRALHFPNGTASGGNADRVLGQINYTSSAGQFTRTQISLYQPQGIAVDSNGGIWVGDTGNLRVLHYANGVANGGGADKVLGQSDYTNIGKTGPTADSVGAAAVLALSSCGQLWVGDTTNTRVLYFP
- a CDS encoding Dps family protein; this encodes MKPNIGIQDKDRDAINKGLQSLLADTYFLYLKTHNYHWNVTGPLFNTLHLMFMTQYTELWNALDLVAERIRSLGYPAPGTYKAFANLTSLKEEDGVPKAEEMLKNLVEGHEAVIRTARGILPAAESGGDEVTTDLLTQRLQIHEKTAWMLRSMLE
- a CDS encoding AraC family transcriptional regulator, whose protein sequence is MLNYGLGVAIIYFGSGLSFLLAFQRILTRQKGREDRLATVLFAALGIILFSSGNVVREVDQTYPHSIFLLLTSFSTIGPLTLLYTHSLLYPNQALDRDVRLHFIVPGIFLILEVFFFARPIPVIIEDLKDFRTIRFRHYLAFSFLITTLLTTGYFLVRYRMLLTVFSVKEIRPQIRFILTLATVTVCAMYSLIFGFMAGLNGLFEIGGMLVTLTVILLFLAPARYPNFFAPLTREVRRKKYEKSLLVGLDLALLELRMDELMREGKLYRDPDLTLHSLADDLEIKPYQLTEFLNEHLQVGFYNYINRFRIDEAVALLSENPEKDILSICYFVGFNSKSSFNDAFRKMTGKTPSQLRRTRFEKNKVSPKSRVAKPVEL